ATCGAATATTACGCACATCAACCGGACTCTTCAGATTCCGGAACGAAACCTTGCGACTCAACACTTAAGGACAAGTGCCTTTCAGACCAACGAGTGCATTGCGCTGACTTTGCGGCGCAACTTTCAGCCGACGAAATTAGCCTTATCGGAAGCGCGTTGCCCCTCTTCCAGGTTTGAGCAACTTTTGGCAACATGACACGAACTCGCCAGTCACCGGCGTCTACGCAAACTTTTGGGCCGGTTGTTTGGGTTGTGTGTTACGTACGTCGCGTATGGGTAACGACCTTGAGAGACTTGTGACGAGCGCGCCCGGACCCTGCGCACCACCCAAACGCCGTGTTGAACATGCCGCCCGGTAGTAAAGATGATGCAGCTTGGCGGCTCACACTTTGCCCCCACAGCTGACTTGTTTGCGCGAGCAAACCACCTCCACCGAAAGCGTTAATATGACAAATAGACGCACGAAGGAGACAAATTTCCTCACCGTTGTTGTCCATTTGTGCCAGTCATTACGATGACCGTTGCATATGGATCTATTTATGGTACGATGCcggttggtgccgtgaccGAGGTGGTCCACTTTGTGGGAGATGATTGGACATCGGCTCAAAAGTGACTCCCTACGTACAACTTCCGGAGGAGGACATTCGAAATAAATGTCAAACGACTTTATGATCAATTCTattcaaataaacattttgttaTTAATGAAGACGATACTTTATAAACGATATCTCATATTTGGACATCACATTTCCGACTGATTAACATAATATACTTGAAGTTCGAAAAAACTTGAAATACAACTTCTCTACGCCCTTAATGCAGGATAAGTCttcaagaaaataataaatgattcattcttttcaattttaagTTAATTCAATTCATCAATGATAGACGAGGACGCATCATGCGATGTTGCGACCTTAAGCTGTGTGATGCGTTGCTTCAGGTTGTTGCTGAAGTCACGCTATCAATCAAGCCTCTTTGCTAATGGATTATTCGAATTGGATGAGTCAATCTCCTACATAAGAACTTCCTTTTGAACATCAAACGTTCAACGTAACAGCACAAAAGGATTAAGCACATTTTGCCGTTGGCTCAAACAAAGGTCACAAGCTGTTTCCTAACCTCAATCACACCTGCCAAACTAGGTCGGTGTGTGTTTATAGTCGCAATCTCAATCAGTAGTAGTCGCAAACAATACATCTCGATGATCGACATTTTTATTGTATCTACCTATTGTTGGTGTACGTCCAACAAATGTGGGATTAGATTTCGTGTCTATAAAAGGAAGATTCTCATGTTTGTTCCAAAATCTCTTTCCCCAGAACCCAGCCACAGAAGACGGCATGTCAGGCGATGAAGGATAACCGCTGTTGCTGGACCCGAGGCAAGGTCCTCGGCGGCTCGTCGGTACTCAACACGATGCTGTACATTCGTGGCAATAAGCGCGACTTCGACCTGTGGCGGGCGCTGGGCAATCCTGGCTGGGGCTACGAGGACGTCCTGCCGTACTTCCGCAAGTCGGAAGACCAACGGAACCCCTACCTGGCGCGCAATAAACGACAGCACGGAACAGGTAAGCGAAGCGGTACAAAACCATGTTATCAAACTTTTCCGAGCTGCTCTTACAACCTCTTTTTCTGTCTGTCCCATTTTAGGAGGGCTGTTGCAAGTACAAGATGCTCCATATTTGACGCCACTCGGGGTATCCTTCCTACAGGCCGGCGAAGAGATGGGTTACGATATAGTGGACGTTAACGGCGAGCAGCAGACCGGATTTGCCTTCTTCCAGTTCACGATGCGCCGCGGTACGCGTTGCAGTACTTCGAAAGCATTCCTGCGGCCGGTGCGCAACCGTAAAAATCTGCACGTTGCCCTGTTCGCGCACGTGACGCGCGTCATACTGGATCCGGAATCGCGCCGTGCGCTGGGTGTGGAGTTTATACGCGAAGGCAAAACGCACCAGGCCTTTGCAACGCGCGAGGTGATCCTTTCGGCCGGAGCTATCGGTACACCGCATCTGCTGATGTTGTCCGGTATTGGACCGCGGGAAAATCTCGAACGTGTCGGCGTGCCGGTCATGCACGATCTACCCGGTGTGGGACAAAATCTGCAGGACCATATCGCTGTGGGTGGATTGGTGTTCCGCATCGATCAACCCATCTCGGTTATTATGAACCGTTTGGTGAACCTGAACTCGGCGCTCCGATATGCCGTCACCGAGGACGGGCCACTGACGAGCAGTATCGGGCTGGAGGCGGTCGGTTTCATCAGCACCAAGTATGCAAACCAGACGGACGATTGGCCGGATATTGAGTTCATGTTGACCAGCGCCTCGACCCCATCGGACGGTGGCGATCAGGTGAAGAAAGCGCACGGTCTTAAGGATGAGTTCTACGAGGACATGTTCAGCTCTATCAACAACCAGGATGTGTTCGGCGTCTTCCCCATGATGTTGCGTCCCAAAAGCCGCGGATTCATTCGCTTACAGTCGCGTAATCCTCTGCGTTATCCGCTGCTTTACCACAACTACCTCACACATCCGGACGATGTTGGGGTACTGCGCGAAGGAGTAAAGGCTGCGATCGCGTTCGGGGAAACGCAGGCCATGAAGCGGTTCGGTGCACGGTTCCACAGCAAGCAGGTACCGAACTGTCGCCATCTGCCGGAGTTTACCGACGAGTACTGGGACTGCGCCATCCGGCAGTATACCATGACGATCTATCACATGTCCGGCACGGCGAAAATGGGCCCTCCGGATGATCCGTGGGCAGTCGTCGATCCGAAGCTACGTGTGTACGGCATCAAAGGGCTGCGCGTTATCGACGCCAGCATAATGCCGCGCATCACGAGCGGCAACATTAATGCACCCGTTATCATGATCGGTGAGAAGGGTGCCGATCTGATCAAGGAACTGTGGCTTAAGAAGGGCTACTCACGCCGAGGGAAGCGACAGCAGTTTTCCAACGAAACATTAAGCGATGCCAAACCAACAGATTCGATTGAGTTGGTAAATGCAACCAGCACCATCACGCCCTGCGCTAACGAAACCGTTGTTAGCTAAGCGAGGAAGGATTGGGTCGCTACCCACATGAAGGTAGCTGCTGGCGATAGTCCTGAATTCCAATGCCAAATTTTACACTCCAACAAAAGCGCGTAAACGTTTCTAGGTTGTGACGACTAG
This region of Anopheles marshallii chromosome 2, idAnoMarsDA_429_01, whole genome shotgun sequence genomic DNA includes:
- the LOC128719037 gene encoding glucose dehydrogenase [FAD, quinone] — translated: MVVSFGTLIPLLAGAALKATPAAAGLTTAVGAAISAATAVIGVGKLAIVPILIASLAYYNYDLFDPENRPFNVPEVDREYDFIVVGAGSAGAVVASRLSEIGGWKVLLLEAGGHETEVSDVPILSLYLHKSKLDWKYRTQPQKTACQAMKDNRCCWTRGKVLGGSSVLNTMLYIRGNKRDFDLWRALGNPGWGYEDVLPYFRKSEDQRNPYLARNKRQHGTGGLLQVQDAPYLTPLGVSFLQAGEEMGYDIVDVNGEQQTGFAFFQFTMRRGTRCSTSKAFLRPVRNRKNLHVALFAHVTRVILDPESRRALGVEFIREGKTHQAFATREVILSAGAIGTPHLLMLSGIGPRENLERVGVPVMHDLPGVGQNLQDHIAVGGLVFRIDQPISVIMNRLVNLNSALRYAVTEDGPLTSSIGLEAVGFISTKYANQTDDWPDIEFMLTSASTPSDGGDQVKKAHGLKDEFYEDMFSSINNQDVFGVFPMMLRPKSRGFIRLQSRNPLRYPLLYHNYLTHPDDVGVLREGVKAAIAFGETQAMKRFGARFHSKQVPNCRHLPEFTDEYWDCAIRQYTMTIYHMSGTAKMGPPDDPWAVVDPKLRVYGIKGLRVIDASIMPRITSGNINAPVIMIGEKGADLIKELWLKKGYSRRGKRQQFSNETLSDAKPTDSIELVNATSTITPCANETVVS